CGCGACGGTCGTGCCGGCGGCTCGGCGGCCAGCGTCACCGCCGCCAAGCGGCGCAGCCTGGTGCTGGCGGCGCAGCACTACCTGCTGCGCCACGCGTCGCCGCCGCCGTGCCGCTTCGACGTGGTGGCCATCGACGGCGAGCAGTTGCAGTGGCTGCCGGCGGCCTTCGACGGCGGCTGAGGCGCCTTCATGGCCAGGGGCGCCGAGGCACTGATTTATCATCCAGTGCACCATGCTTGAGCAGCGCATCCAGCAGCAGTTCTTCGACAGCGCGGACCTGATGGTGCGGGCGGCCGAGGCGCTGTCGCGGCCGCTGGCCGACGCGGTGCAGGCGGTGCTGGGCGCCATCACCGGCGGCGGCAAGCTGCTGGTGTGCGGCGGCGGCGGCTCGGCGGCGCTGGGGCACCAGTTCGTGGCCCAGCTCGTCGGCCGCTTCGAGCGCGAGCGCCCCGGCCTGCCGGCCATCGCGCTCGGCGCCGAGGCCACGCTGGCGGCCGCCGGCACCCCGCTGCCGGACGACCGCTATGCGCGCGCCCTGCAGGCCCTCGGCCAGCCCGGCGACGTGCTGCTGCTGCTGTGCGACGAGGCGCCGAGCGATCCGCTGCTGGCCGCGCTCGATGCCGCCCACGGCCAGGACATGACGGTCATCGCCCTGACGCCGGCCGCCGCGCCGGGCCTGGCGGAGCGCCTGTCCGAGACCGACGTGCGGCTGGCCGTCCCGCACGAACGCCCGGCGCGTGTGCGCGAGGTGCAGGCGGTGGTGCTGAACTGCCTGTGCGACGGCGTGGACCTGCAACTGCTTGGAGAACAAGACCCCTCATGACGCCCACCACCTTCCGATCCGTCGCCCGCCGCGCGCGCGCCCTTCCCTTGCTGGCGCTGCTGATCGCGGGCAGCGGGCTGCTGTCGGGCTGTGCGCCGCTGCTGCTCGGCGGTGCCGCCGTCGGCGGGGCGCTGATGGCCACCGACCGCCGCACCTCCGGCGTGCAGGTGGAGGACCAGGCGATCGAGCTGAAGGCGGTCAACCGCCTCAACGCCGCGCTCGGCGACCGGGCGCATGTCAGCGTCGTCAGCTACAACCTGCTGGTGCTGGCCACCGGCGAGGTGCCCACCGAGGCCGACCGCGCCACCGTCGAGCGCGTGCTGCGCGGCATCGAGAACGTGCGCAACGTGATCAACGAGACCGCGGTGATGGGCGCCAGCTCGCTGACCTCGCGCACCAACGACGCGGTGCTGACCAGCAAGGTCAAGGCGACGCTGGTCGACGCCAAGGACGTGCAGGCCAACGCCTTCAAGGTGACCACCGAACGCGGCACGGTGTACCTGATGGGCCGCGTCACCGAGCGCGAGGCCAGCCGCGCGGTCGAACTCACGCGCAGCGTCGGCGGCGTGCAGAGGGTGGTGCGGGTGGTGGAGCTGCTCACCGAGGCCGAGCTGGCCAACCTGGCACCGCCCAACCCGCGGCCGGCGCCGGCCACGGGCACCGCGCCGCGGTAAGCGGCGTCAAGCGGCCGGGTCGAGCCGGCGGATCAGGCTGGACGTGTCCCAGCGCCCGCCGCCCATCTGCTGCACGTCGCCGTAGAACTGGTCCACCAGCGCCGTCACCGGCAGGCGGGCGCCGTTGCGCTGGGCTTCGGCCAGCACCAGGCCGAGGTCCTTGCGCATCCAGTCCACCGCGAAGCCGAAGTCGAACTTGCGATCGACCATGGTCGGGCCGCGGTTGTCCATCTGCCAGCTCTGCGCCGCGCCCTTGCCGATGACCTGCAGCACCTGCTGCATGTCCAGCCCGGCGCGCTGGCCGAAGGCGATGGCCTCCGACAGGCCCTGCAGCAGACCGGCGATGCAGACCTGGTTGACCATCTTGGCCAGCTGACCCGCGCCCGGCCCGCCGAGCAGCGTGATGGCACGGCTGTAGGCCATCGCCACCGGCTTCATCGCCTCGAAGGGGGCGGCGTCGCCGCCGCACATCACCGTGAGCACGCCGTTGACAGCGCCGCCCTGGCCGCCGGACACCGGCGCGTCGACGAACTGCAGCCCACGGGCCACGGCCTGGCCGTGCAGCTCGCGCGCCACCAGCGCCGACGCGGTGGTGTGGTCGACGAAGAGGGCGCCGGGCTGCATGCCGGCGAAGGCGCCGTCGTCGCCCAGCACCACCGAGCGCAGGTCGTCGTCGTTGCCGACGCAGGCGAAGACGATCTCGGCACCGGCCGACGCCTCGCGCGGCGTCGGTGCCGACCGGCCGCCGTGTTCCTTCACCCAGGCCTCGGCCTTGGCCGGGCTGCGGTTGTAGACCGTCACCTGGTGCCCGGCGCGGGCCAGGTGCCCGGCCATCGGGTGGCCCATCACCCCGAGGCCGAGGAAGGCGACGCGGCGGGACGGAACGGGGTCGTAGGTCTTGGTGGTCATGCGCGCTCCGGATGCTGAACGCGCGCAGTTTAGGTCGGCCTACACGATCTGCAGGTGCTCGGTCCCGGAGGCCAGGTCCTTGTTGCGGGCCCGCTGGCTGTGCAGCTTGACCTGCAGGCGCAGGTCGTTGACCGAGTCGGCGTTGCGCAGGGCGTCCTCGTAGGTCACGCGGCCGGCCTCGTAGAGGTCGAACAGCGCCTGGTCGAAGGTCTGCATGCCGACCTCGCGCGAGCGCTTCATCAGTTCCTTGATCTCGCCCACCTCGCCCTTGAAGATCATGTCGCTGACCAGCGGCGTGTTGAGCAGGATCTCCACCGCCGCGATGCGGCCCTTCCCCTCCTCCCGCGGCAGCAGGCGCTGCGACACCAGCGCCTTCAGGTTGAGCGACAGGTCCATCAGCAGCTGGGCCCGCCGCTCCTCGGGGAAGAAGTTGATGATGCGGTCGAGCGCCTGGTTGGCGCTGTTGGCGTGCAGGGTGGCCATGCACAGGTGGCCCGTCTCGGCAAAGGCCACGGCATGCTCCATCGTCTCGCGGTCGCGGATCTCGCCCATCAGGATGACGTCCGGCGCCTGGCGCAGCGTGTTCTTCAGCGCCGCCTCCCAGCTCTCGGTGTCGATGCCGATCTCGCGCTGGGTGACGATGCAGTTCTTGTGCGGATGCACGAACTCCACCGGGTCCTCCACGGTGATGATGTGGCCGTAGGAGTTCTCGTTGCGCCAGTCGACCATGGCCGCCAGCGAGGTGCTCTTGCCCGAGCCGGTGGCGCCGACGAAGATGACCAGCCCGCGCTTGGTCATCGCCACGTCCTTCAGCACCGGCGGCAGGTTGAGGCCCTCCAGCGTCGGCAGCGTCGCGGGGATGGTGCGCAGCACCAGGCCGACGTGGCCCATCTGCAGGAAGGCATTGACGCGGAAGCGGCCGATGCCCTGCGGGCTGATGGCGAAGTTGCACTCCTTGGTGCGCTCGAATTCCGCCGCCTGCTTGTCGTTCATGATGGCCCGCGCCAGCGCCATCGTGTGGCCGCCGGCCAGCGGCTGCGGCGAGACCTTGTGGATGCGGCCGTCGACCTTGATCGCCGGCGGGAATTCGGCGGTGAGGAAGAGGTCCGATCCGTTGCGCGACACCATCAGGCGCAGCAGGTCGTGGATGAACTTGGAGGCCTGGTCACGTTCCATGGCGGTTTCGTCTCGGGTTCGCTTCGGGCGGCAGGCCGGCGGGGTGCGGGGTGCGGTCAGCCCGGCTCGCGGGAGAGCAGGGCGCCCAGGCGGGCGCTGGTCTGGCGCAGCCGCAGCGACAGCCGGCGCGCGACCATCGCCATCACCGCCAGCGCCAGCCGCGGGTCCTCGCCGACCATGCGGGCCAGGCTGTATTGATCCAGCACGGCCACCAGGCAACGCTGCAGGCTGACGCAGGCGCTGGCGCGCGTGCCGGCGTCGAGCAGGCTCATCTCGCCGAGCACGTCGCCCGGGCGGGCCTCGGCCAGCCGCACGCCGGCGCCCCAGGGCTGCACCCGCTCGACGGCGATGCTGCCTTCCAGCAGCACGAGCAGGAAATCGCCGAACTCGTCCTGCTCGATCAGCCGCAGCCCGGGCTGGACATGCGCGAACTGCAGGTAGTGGCGCAGCCGGCGCAGCGCCTCCTCGGGCAGCGCGGCGGCGTGGCGGTCGCTGCCCCACAGACGCAGCAGCCGATCCATCGCATCGTCGGCGTCGTGCGGTTCGGCGCGCAGCGCGATCGCGCGCACCGTCCAGCGCGCGCTGTCGTGCGCACCACGCGCCGCGTCGGTGGCAGCCGGCTGCGGCTGCGCGAGGTCGGGGGCCGGCTGCATGGGACCGCGGCCTCAGCCCGGGAAGTTCTCGGGGAACTTGGCCTTGCCGCGGGCTTCCGCGGGGCTGACGATGTTCCGGCGGACGAGGTCGGACAGGTTCTGGTCCAGCGTCTGCATGCCCAGGCTCTGGCCGGTCTGGATCGACGAGTACATCTGTGCGATCTTGGCCTCGCGGATCAGGTTCTTGATGGCCGAGGTGGCGATCATGATCTCGTGCGCGGCGACCCGGCCGGAGCCGTCCTTCAACTTGCACAGCGTCTGCGAGATCACCGCCACCAGCGATTCGGACAGCATGGCGCGCACCATGTCCTTCTCGGCGGCGGGAAAGACGTCGACGATGCGGTCGATGGTCTTGGCGGCGCTGGACGTGTGCAGGGTGCCGAACACCAGGTGGCCGGTCTCCGCCGCGGTCAGCGCCAGGCGGATGGTTTCCAGGTCGCGCATCTCGCCGACGAGGATGGCGTCGGGATCCTCGCGCAGCGCGGCACGCAGCGCGTTGGAGAACGACAGCGTGTGCGGTCCCACCTCGCGCTGGTTGACCAGGCACTTCTTGCTCTCGTGGACGAACTCGATCGGGTCCTCGACGGTGAGCACGTGGCCGTACTCGTTCTCGTTGAGGTGGTTGACCATCGCCGCCAGCGTCGTCGACTTGCCGGAGCCGGTGGGCCCGGTCACCAGCACCAGGCCGCGGGGCTTGAGCGCCAGGTCGGCGAACACCTTGGGCGCGTTCAGCTGCTCCAGCGTGAGGATTTTGCTCGGGATGGTGCGGAACACCGCGCCCGCACCGCGGTTCTGGTTGAAGGCGTTGACGCGGAAGCGCGCCAGGCCCTGGATCTCGAAGGAGAAGTCGCACTCCAGCGTGTCCTCGTAGACCTTGCGCTGGGCGTCGTTCATGATGTCGTACACCATGTCGTGGACCTGCTTGTGGTCCAGCGGCTCGACGTTGATGCGGCGCACATCCCCATGCACCCGGATCATCGGCGGCAGGCCGGATGACAGGTGCAGGTCGGAGGCCTTGTTCTTGACCGAAAAGGCCAGCAGTTGGGTGATGTCCATCGACGAACCAAAGAGGAGCCCGGGCCATTATGGCCAGCGTCCCCGCCAACTTACATCAGGTCCGTGAGCGGATCGCGGCGGCCTGCCGCGACAGCGACCGTGCCGTGGAAACGGTCACGCTGCTGGCCGTGAGCAAGACCTTCGGCGCCGACGCGGTGCGCGCCGCCCATGCCGCCGGCCAGCATGCCTTCGGCGAGAACTATGTCCAGGAGGCGCTGGACAAGATGGCCGAACTGGCCGACCTGCGGTCGCGGACCGAGTGGCACCTGATCGGGCCGCTGCAGAGCAACAAGACCCGCCCGGTGGCCGAGGCCTTCGACTGGGTGCACAGCGTCGACCGGCTCAAGCTGGCCGAGCGCCTGGCGGCGCAGCGGCCCGACGGCCTGCCGCCGCTGCAGGTCTGCCTGCAGGTCAACACCAGCGGTGAGGCGAGCAAGAGCGGCCTGGCGCCGGAGGCGGTGGCCGCGGTCGCCCGCGCGGTGGCCGCGCTGCCGCGGCTGCGCCTGCGCGGGCTGATGGCCATCCCCGCGCCGGCCGAGGGCTTCGAGGCGCAGCGGGCCCCGCACCGCCGGCTGCGCGAACTGCTGCTGGCGTTGAACGGGCAGGGCCTGGCGCTGGACACGCTGTCGATGGGCATGAGCGCCGACCTGGAGGCGGCGATCGCCGAGGGCGCGACGATGGTGCGGGTCGGCACCGCCGTCTTCGGCCACCGCCCCGCCGCGGCGGGTTGACCGGCTCGGCCGGCCTCAACCGGCGTCGGCCGTCTGCTCGTCGCCGCGGGCCAGCGCCAGCACGGTGCGCTGCAGCACCTTGGCGTCGCTGCTGGCGCGGTGGCGGTCCAGGTTGCTGGCCGCCATCACCTCGGCCTTCACCGCATGCCAGCGCTCGCAGGCCGCGGGCTCCAGCAGGGTGGCGATGCTTTCCAGCCGGAAGCTGGGCACCGCGCCGGCGGCGTCGTACAGCGTGTGCAGCCACGCGAAGTCGTGGCCCCAGCCGTCGCAGTAGACGGTCTGCCCGGCCAGCAGCTCGTTGAGCCAGCGGGTGACGACGGCCGGCGCGCGGCCATGGGCGTGCAGCGCCGCGCGCGGGATGCGGTGCACCGCCTCCGCCGCCGGGTCCCACGCCTGCCACTGCGGCTCCGGCCGCACCAGCGTGCAGAAGGCCCGGCCGTCGGCCAGCACGAAGCCGACCTCGATCGGGTAGCTGCCCGCGCCGAAGCCGGAGGCCTCGATGTCGAGCACCGCGGGCGGTGGCGCCGACAGCGCCGCGGCGACGCCCGGCATGGGCTGGTGAAGGCCGCTCATGGATCGATCTTCAGGCCGAGGCGCTCGATGACCGCGCCCCACCGCTTGGTGTCGGCCGCCACCTGCTGGCGGAACTCCGCCACGCTGCCGCCGCCGGGCTGCAGGCCCTGCGTGTCGAACTGCGCCTTCACGGCGGGGTCGGCCAGCACGGCGTTGACGTCGGCGTTGAGCTTCTGCACCACGGCGTCCGGCGTGCCGGCGGCGACGAAGAGGCCGTTCCAGATCAGGCCCTCGACGTTGGGCAGGCCGCTTTCGACCAGCGTGGGCAGCTCCTTCAGCGACTCCATGCGCTGGCGGCCGGTGGTGGCGATGAGCCGCAGCTTGCCGCCGCGTGCCAGCGGCAGCAGGGCCGGTGCCGCGGCGACCAGCGCGTCGGTCTCGCCCGCGCCCACCGACATGGCCGCCGGCGGCGAGCCGTTGTACGGCACGTGGGTGCCTTGCGCGCCGGCCTCGGCCAGCAGCAGCTCCATCGTCAGGTGCGAGGACGAGCCCAGGCCCACCGACGCGAAGTTCAGCTTGCCGGCGCGTTCCTTGGCGAAGGCGACGAACTCGCGCGGCGTCTTCACCGGCAGGTTGGCGTTGACCGCCAGCACGTTGGACTGCAGCGTGGTCATGACCACCGGCAGCAGGTCCTTCGCCGGGTCGTAGGGCAGCTTGCGGTAGAGGAAGGGTGCGAACGCGATCGGCCCGTTGAAGCCGACCGCGATGACATGGCCGTCGGGCGGCGCCTTGGCCGCCACGTCCACGCCGAGCAGGCCGCCGGCGCCCGGCTTGTTCTCCACCACCACCGGCTGGCCCCAGCGGTCCTTGAGCTTGTCGGCCAGCAGGCGGGCGATGACGTCGAGCGAGCTGCCGGGGGGCGCGGGCACGACGATGCGGACGGGCTTCGATGGCCAGGCCGGCTGGGCCCAGGCCGCGGGCGCGGCGATGCCGGCGGCGAGCAGGCTGACGAGGGTCGTTCTTCGTTTCATGGGGCCATGCTAGCGGCTGCGGTGGGTGGCCTGAACAAGGGCGCACCCGGCCCGCCCCGGCTCACGGGTACAGGCCCCGCTCCTGCCGGGCCATGAGGATGCGCTCGCAGGCCACCGCGAAGGTGGCCGTGCGCAGGCTGATCTTGTGCCGGTCGGCGGTGGCCCAGATGTGGCGCAGCGCCTCGACCATGATCTTGTCCAGCCGCACGTTGATCTCGTCCTCGGTCCAGAAGAAGCTGGAGAAGTCCTGCACCCATTCGAAGTAGGACACGGTGACGCCGCCGGCGTTGCAGATCACGTCCGGCACCACCAGCACGCCGCGGTCGGTGAGCACGTCGTCGGCTTCGGGATGGGTCGGGCCGTTGGCGCCTTCGAGCACCAGCCGGGCCTTGGTGCGGCGGGCGCGGTCCTCGGTCAGCACGCCTTCCAGGGCCGCCGGGATGAGGATGTCGCAGTCCACGTCCCAGAAGGCCTCGTCGGGCAGCGTCTCGGCCTTGGCGAAGCCCGCCACCTGGCGCTCGCGCGCCACGTGCGGCATCAGCTCGGCCATGTCCAGCCCGGCGGGGTGGACGATCGTGCCGCTGTGGTCCTGCACGGCGACGATCTTCGCGCCCGCGCCGGTGAACAGTTCGGCCGCCGACGAGCCGACGTTGCCGAAGCCCTGCACCGCCACCCGCGCGCCGTCCAGGTTCAGCCCGATGCGCCGGGCGGCCTCGCGGCCGCAGACGAAGACGCCGCGGCCGGTGGCCTTGACCCGGCCCAGCGACCCCCCAGGTGCACCGGCTTGCCGGTGACCACGCCGGTCGCCGTGGCGCCGACGTTCATCGAGTAGGTGTCCATCATCCAGGCCATGATCTGGCCGTTGGTGTTGACGTCCGGCGCGGGGATGTCCTGCTGCGGGCCGATGATCAGCCCGATCTCGCTGGTGTAGCGGCGCGTCAGCCGCTCCAATTCCTTCAGCGACAGCTGCCGCGGGTCGACGCGCACGCCGCCCTTGGCGCCGCCGAAGGGCAGGTTGACGGCGGCGTTCTTGATCGTCATCCAGCCGGCCAGCGCCATCACCTCGTCCAGCGTCACCTGCGGGTGGTAGCGGATGCCGCCCTTGCCGGGTCCGCGTGACAGGTTGTGCTGCACTCGGTAGCCCTCGAAGTGGGCCACCGTGCCGTTGTCCAGCTCGATCGGGATGTCGACAATCAGGGCCCGCTTGGGCCGCTGCAGCGTGTCCGCCCAGCGGGCGAGCGGACCCAGGTAGGGCAGCACCCGGTCGATCTGCGACAGGTAGGTGGCCCAGGGCCCGTGCGCATCCTGGCTGACGTAGGACAAGGGGTTCGGCATGGCGCCTCCTGGGGCAAAGTGGATGGGCCTATTTCAACAGCCCGGCGACCTTCGCACATGCCCGGGCGGCATCGCCCCATGCCCCTAAACTGACGCCATGAACGCACCCACCCTGGCCTTCGTCGGCGGCGGCAACATGGCCGGCGCCATCCTGGGTGGCCTGCTGCAGGACGGCCGGCCGGCGAATGGCGTGCTGGTGGTGGAGCCGCACGCGCCGGCGCGGGAGGCGCTCACCACCCGCTGGCCCGGGCTGCAGGTGCTGGCACAGGCCGATGCCCGGCTCGCGGACGCGGCGCTGGTGGTGTGGGCCGTCAAGCCGCAGCTCTTCCAGGCCGCGGCGGCGCCCTGCCGGCCCTTCGTCGGCCAGGCGCTGCAGCTCAGCGTGATGGCCGGCCTGCGCAGCGACGCCATCGCCGCGGCCACCGGCAGCGCGCGGGTGGTGCGCTGCATGCCCAACACCCCGGCGCTGATCGGCCAGGGCATGACCGGTCTCTTCGCCCGCGATGCCGTGAGCGACGACGAACGCGGCCAGGTCGAGCAGGTGCTGTCGCCCACCGGGCAGCTGCTGTGGGTGCGTCGCGAGGCGGACCTGGACGCGGTGACCGCGCTCTCCGGCTCCGGCCCGGCCTATGTCTTCTACTTCGTCGAGGCCATGGTGCAGGCGGCCGAGGCGATGGGCCTGACGGCCGACGAAGGCCGCCGCCTCGCGCTGGCCACCTTCGCCGGCGCCGCCGCCCTGGCGCAGCGGTCGGCCGAGCCGCCGGCGGTGCTGCGCGAGCGCGTCACCTCCAAGGGCGGTACCACGCACGCCGCGCTGACGCTGCTCGAATCGCGCGCCGTGAAGCAGCACTTCATCGACGCGCTGCAGGCCGCCCGGCAGCGGGCGGTGGAACTGGGCGACGAGTTCGGCCGCGCCTGAGCCGCGCCTGAGCCGCGCCGTCAGCGCAGCGCGTGGTCGAGCGCCACGCCGGCGAACACGGCGAAGCCCAGCCAGTGGTTGAGCCGGAAGGCCTTGAAGCAACCCTCGCGGCTGCGCTCGCGGATGAGGCGGAAGTGCCAGGCGGCCTGCGCCGCCGCGGCCGCGACGCCGAGCAGGAACCCCTTGCCCAGGCCCTGGCCGAGGCCCAGCCAGGCCCAGCCGGCCAGCGACACCGCGTAGAAGGCCATCACCGCCGCCACGTCGAAGCGGCCCAGCGTCAGCGCCGACGTCTGGATGCCGATGCGGACGTCGTCGTCGCGGTCGACCATGGCGTACTCGGTGTCGTAGGCCAGCACCCAGAACAGGTTGGCCGCCAGCAGCCACCAGGCGAGCGCCGGCACCTCGCCGCGCACCGCGGCGAAGGCCATCGGGATGCCGAAGCTGAAGGCCACGCCCAGCACCGCCTGCGGCATCGACACCCAGCGCTTGGCGAAGGGATAGGCGACGGCCACCGCCAGCGCGGCGAAGCTCCAGGCGATGGTGGCGGCGTTGGTGGTCAGCACCAGGCCGAAGGCCAGCAGCGCCAGCACCGCGCCGAGCGCCAGCGCCTCGCGCGGCGCCAGCGCGCCGCGGGTCACCGGCCGCTGTGCGGTGCGCTTGACGTGCCGGTCGAAGTCGCGGTCGGCGACGTCGTTGACGCAGCAGCC
The sequence above is a segment of the Aquabacterium sp. J223 genome. Coding sequences within it:
- a CDS encoding SIS domain-containing protein, with translation MLEQRIQQQFFDSADLMVRAAEALSRPLADAVQAVLGAITGGGKLLVCGGGGSAALGHQFVAQLVGRFERERPGLPAIALGAEATLAAAGTPLPDDRYARALQALGQPGDVLLLLCDEAPSDPLLAALDAAHGQDMTVIALTPAAAPGLAERLSETDVRLAVPHERPARVREVQAVVLNCLCDGVDLQLLGEQDPS
- a CDS encoding BON domain-containing protein is translated as MTPTTFRSVARRARALPLLALLIAGSGLLSGCAPLLLGGAAVGGALMATDRRTSGVQVEDQAIELKAVNRLNAALGDRAHVSVVSYNLLVLATGEVPTEADRATVERVLRGIENVRNVINETAVMGASSLTSRTNDAVLTSKVKATLVDAKDVQANAFKVTTERGTVYLMGRVTEREASRAVELTRSVGGVQRVVRVVELLTEAELANLAPPNPRPAPATGTAPR
- a CDS encoding NAD(P)-dependent oxidoreductase, which translates into the protein MTTKTYDPVPSRRVAFLGLGVMGHPMAGHLARAGHQVTVYNRSPAKAEAWVKEHGGRSAPTPREASAGAEIVFACVGNDDDLRSVVLGDDGAFAGMQPGALFVDHTTASALVARELHGQAVARGLQFVDAPVSGGQGGAVNGVLTVMCGGDAAPFEAMKPVAMAYSRAITLLGGPGAGQLAKMVNQVCIAGLLQGLSEAIAFGQRAGLDMQQVLQVIGKGAAQSWQMDNRGPTMVDRKFDFGFAVDWMRKDLGLVLAEAQRNGARLPVTALVDQFYGDVQQMGGGRWDTSSLIRRLDPAA
- a CDS encoding PilT/PilU family type 4a pilus ATPase, with protein sequence MERDQASKFIHDLLRLMVSRNGSDLFLTAEFPPAIKVDGRIHKVSPQPLAGGHTMALARAIMNDKQAAEFERTKECNFAISPQGIGRFRVNAFLQMGHVGLVLRTIPATLPTLEGLNLPPVLKDVAMTKRGLVIFVGATGSGKSTSLAAMVDWRNENSYGHIITVEDPVEFVHPHKNCIVTQREIGIDTESWEAALKNTLRQAPDVILMGEIRDRETMEHAVAFAETGHLCMATLHANSANQALDRIINFFPEERRAQLLMDLSLNLKALVSQRLLPREEGKGRIAAVEILLNTPLVSDMIFKGEVGEIKELMKRSREVGMQTFDQALFDLYEAGRVTYEDALRNADSVNDLRLQVKLHSQRARNKDLASGTEHLQIV
- a CDS encoding Crp/Fnr family transcriptional regulator; the protein is MQPAPDLAQPQPAATDAARGAHDSARWTVRAIALRAEPHDADDAMDRLLRLWGSDRHAAALPEEALRRLRHYLQFAHVQPGLRLIEQDEFGDFLLVLLEGSIAVERVQPWGAGVRLAEARPGDVLGEMSLLDAGTRASACVSLQRCLVAVLDQYSLARMVGEDPRLALAVMAMVARRLSLRLRQTSARLGALLSREPG
- a CDS encoding type IV pilus twitching motility protein PilT, with the protein product MDITQLLAFSVKNKASDLHLSSGLPPMIRVHGDVRRINVEPLDHKQVHDMVYDIMNDAQRKVYEDTLECDFSFEIQGLARFRVNAFNQNRGAGAVFRTIPSKILTLEQLNAPKVFADLALKPRGLVLVTGPTGSGKSTTLAAMVNHLNENEYGHVLTVEDPIEFVHESKKCLVNQREVGPHTLSFSNALRAALREDPDAILVGEMRDLETIRLALTAAETGHLVFGTLHTSSAAKTIDRIVDVFPAAEKDMVRAMLSESLVAVISQTLCKLKDGSGRVAAHEIMIATSAIKNLIREAKIAQMYSSIQTGQSLGMQTLDQNLSDLVRRNIVSPAEARGKAKFPENFPG
- a CDS encoding YggS family pyridoxal phosphate-dependent enzyme, which encodes MASVPANLHQVRERIAAACRDSDRAVETVTLLAVSKTFGADAVRAAHAAGQHAFGENYVQEALDKMAELADLRSRTEWHLIGPLQSNKTRPVAEAFDWVHSVDRLKLAERLAAQRPDGLPPLQVCLQVNTSGEASKSGLAPEAVAAVARAVAALPRLRLRGLMAIPAPAEGFEAQRAPHRRLRELLLALNGQGLALDTLSMGMSADLEAAIAEGATMVRVGTAVFGHRPAAAG
- a CDS encoding Bug family tripartite tricarboxylate transporter substrate binding protein, coding for MKRRTTLVSLLAAGIAAPAAWAQPAWPSKPVRIVVPAPPGSSLDVIARLLADKLKDRWGQPVVVENKPGAGGLLGVDVAAKAPPDGHVIAVGFNGPIAFAPFLYRKLPYDPAKDLLPVVMTTLQSNVLAVNANLPVKTPREFVAFAKERAGKLNFASVGLGSSSHLTMELLLAEAGAQGTHVPYNGSPPAAMSVGAGETDALVAAAPALLPLARGGKLRLIATTGRQRMESLKELPTLVESGLPNVEGLIWNGLFVAAGTPDAVVQKLNADVNAVLADPAVKAQFDTQGLQPGGGSVAEFRQQVAADTKRWGAVIERLGLKIDP
- the proC gene encoding pyrroline-5-carboxylate reductase → MNAPTLAFVGGGNMAGAILGGLLQDGRPANGVLVVEPHAPAREALTTRWPGLQVLAQADARLADAALVVWAVKPQLFQAAAAPCRPFVGQALQLSVMAGLRSDAIAAATGSARVVRCMPNTPALIGQGMTGLFARDAVSDDERGQVEQVLSPTGQLLWVRREADLDAVTALSGSGPAYVFYFVEAMVQAAEAMGLTADEGRRLALATFAGAAALAQRSAEPPAVLRERVTSKGGTTHAALTLLESRAVKQHFIDALQAARQRAVELGDEFGRA
- the ubiA gene encoding 4-hydroxybenzoate octaprenyltransferase is translated as MTSASHPSPVASRAALYLDLVRWDRPAGWLLLLWPTLSALWIAADGFPGWHLLAVFTLGTVLMRSAGCCVNDVADRDFDRHVKRTAQRPVTRGALAPREALALGAVLALLAFGLVLTTNAATIAWSFAALAVAVAYPFAKRWVSMPQAVLGVAFSFGIPMAFAAVRGEVPALAWWLLAANLFWVLAYDTEYAMVDRDDDVRIGIQTSALTLGRFDVAAVMAFYAVSLAGWAWLGLGQGLGKGFLLGVAAAAAQAAWHFRLIRERSREGCFKAFRLNHWLGFAVFAGVALDHALR